From one Pseudomonas sp. S35 genomic stretch:
- a CDS encoding NAD-dependent epimerase/dehydratase family protein, producing the protein MKVLVTGASGFIGGRFARFALEQGLDVRVNGRRAEGVEHLVRRGAEFIQGDLNDADLVRDLCRDVEAVVHCAGAVGLWGRYQDFHQGNVLVTENVVEACLKQRVGRLVHLSSPSIYFDGRDHLGLTEEQVPKRFKHPYAATKYLAEQKVFGAQEFGLEVLALRPRFVTGAGDMSIFPRLLKMQRKKRLAIVGDGLNKVDFTSIHNLNEALLSSLLAPGSALGRAYNISNGAPVPVWDVVNYVMRQMELPQVTRYRSYGLSYSVAALNEAFCALWPGRPEPALSRLGMQVMNKDFTLDISRARHYLDYEPKVSLWTALDEFCSWWKAQDPGFK; encoded by the coding sequence ATGAAAGTTCTGGTCACCGGCGCAAGCGGCTTCATCGGCGGGCGCTTTGCGCGTTTCGCCCTGGAGCAGGGCTTGGACGTGCGGGTCAACGGGCGGCGCGCCGAGGGCGTGGAGCACTTGGTGCGGCGTGGTGCCGAGTTTATCCAGGGTGATTTGAATGACGCCGACCTGGTACGCGACCTGTGCCGCGATGTCGAAGCCGTGGTGCACTGTGCCGGTGCCGTGGGGCTGTGGGGGCGTTATCAGGATTTTCATCAGGGCAACGTGCTGGTCACCGAAAACGTCGTTGAAGCCTGCCTTAAACAGCGGGTTGGGCGCCTGGTGCACCTGTCCTCGCCGTCGATCTACTTTGATGGCCGTGATCACCTGGGCCTCACCGAAGAGCAAGTGCCCAAACGCTTCAAGCATCCTTATGCCGCCACCAAATACCTGGCGGAGCAGAAGGTGTTCGGTGCCCAGGAGTTCGGCCTTGAAGTGCTGGCCCTGCGTCCGCGCTTCGTCACCGGTGCCGGGGACATGAGCATCTTCCCGCGGCTGCTGAAAATGCAGCGCAAGAAGCGCCTGGCGATCGTCGGCGATGGCCTGAACAAGGTCGACTTCACCAGCATCCACAACCTCAACGAAGCATTGCTCAGCAGCTTGCTGGCCCCCGGCTCAGCGTTGGGCCGGGCCTACAACATCAGCAACGGCGCGCCGGTACCGGTGTGGGATGTGGTGAACTACGTGATGCGCCAAATGGAACTGCCCCAGGTCACCCGTTATCGGTCCTATGGTTTGTCCTACAGCGTGGCGGCGTTGAACGAGGCCTTCTGCGCACTGTGGCCCGGGCGGCCGGAACCGGCGTTGTCGCGCCTGGGCATGCAGGTGATGAACAAAGATTTCACCCTGGACATCAGTCGCGCCAGGCATTATCTGGACTACGAGCCCAAGGTCAGCCTGTGGACCGCCCTCGACGAGTTTTGCAGTTGGTGGAAGGCTCAGGATCCGGGGTTCAAGTAA